In Triticum urartu cultivar G1812 chromosome 6, Tu2.1, whole genome shotgun sequence, the following proteins share a genomic window:
- the LOC125515132 gene encoding probable protein phosphatase 2C 21 — protein sequence MGQGPSLSHENSSIEYAAGSSKGSNSKVENVHCTILDLDGSSSTSFFGVYDGHGGADVALYCANNFHRVLVNDGDYKDNLDVALKRAFTRMDEQLDQNDDWRTLANPPGVGVKLLCFPSTAPRVQGTPYMEGSTACVVLIRGNQIILGNVGDSCCVLSRDDSRQATELSTNHTPENQDERNRIKTAGGQLLNVGGADLVNGILPLTRAIGTFRFKPPSAGHIVTCIPDMHIADITHDTKYLLIANRAFWDTTPISSEMAVKYLRQYSGSYSVASMCDKLLNLCRNPVDNLTLILVYFKPSARLPRPVPPAPTNLPVPVVG from the exons ATGGGTCAAGGTCCGTCTCTGAGCCATGAGAATAGCTCGATCGAATATGCTGCGGGATCTAGTAAAGGATCAAACTCAAAAGTTGAAAACGTT CATTGCACTATCCTTGATTTAGATGGCTCCAGCTCCACATCATTCTTCGGTGTTTATGATGGCCATGGAG GAGCTGATGTAGCATTGTATTGCGCTAACAACTTCCATAGAGTGCTGGTAAACGATGGAGATTATAAGGATAATTTGGATGTGGCACTGAAGCGTGCGTTTACCAG AATGGACGAGCAACTGGACCAAAATGATGACTGGAGGACATTGGCGAACCCtcctggtgtcggtgtcaaattGCTATGTTTTCCCAGCACCGCCCCTCGTGTCCAG GGAACTCCATACATGGAAGGGAGCACAGCATGCGTGGTTCTCATTAGAGGAAACCAGATCATTCTTGGGAATGTTGGCGACTCTTGTTGTGTACTCTCAAGGGATGATAGTCGGCAG GCAACTGAGTTATCGACCAACCACACGCCAGAAAATCAGGATGAAAGGAACAGAATTAAAACTGCTGGAGGGCAACTACTCAACGTAGGTGGCGCTGATCTTGTTAATGGGATACTTCCTTTGACAAGAGCTATTG GTACCTTCCGTTTCAAGCCACCTTCTGCAGGACATATTGTGACATGTATTCCAGACATGCACATT GCGGACATCACTCATGATACCAAGTATCTTCTTATAGCAAATCGCGCATTCTG GGATACCACTCCTATATCAAGTGAGATGGCTGTCAAGTATTTGAGGCAGTATTCT GGGAGCTATAGTGTTGCTAGCATGTGCGATAAGCTTCTGAATCTTTGCCGCAACCCGGTGGACAACTTGACGCTGATACTGGTTTACTTCAAGCCGAGTGCCAGGCTCCCACGTCCGGTCCCGCCTGCTCCCACCAACTTGCCCGTGCCCGTGGTTGGCTAG